In Desulfosporosinus youngiae DSM 17734, the genomic stretch TCAAACTTTTGCTCAAATCCTCAACAATAGTTTTGGTGTTGGCAATTGATAAATTACTTTTATTAATGACTTCAGTCACTTTCCGAGAAAATCCCGATACTTCCTCCAGCTTTTTTTCAATACGATGGCTGTTCTCTGTACTAGCCTGGGCCAACTTGCGCACTTCTGAAGCAATTACGGAAAAGCCTTTCCCCATATCTCCGGCATGGGCAGCTTCGATCTCGGCATTTAAAGCCAACAGATTGGTTTGCTCCGCAAATTTTTTAGTGACGCTGGTTATTTGGGCAACTTCCTCAAAAAGGAGTGCAAGCCCAGACAGGATAACATTTGTTTCCCTGGAGTTCGTATCGATTTCCAGCAAATGACTAACGGCAGTATCTAATTTTAACCCGCCGTCTTCGGCTCTTTGTGAAGAAATACCCGCTGCTTCAGAGATCTTCTCCGTAACGGCAGCAATATTGGCCACATTGGCATTAGTTTCATCGATAATATAACTCATTTCTCTAATACCATCGGCATTTAAGGCTACGTCCATGCTTGCCTGGGAAAAGGATGCCGAAATATTCTCTGCTAAACCGGCATACTCTTGAGTCGATTTTCTGATACTTTCGCTGGATGCTAACAATTGATCACTTTTATGAGTCGTATCCTTGATGACACTCTCTAAATTATCAATCATCAAGTTAAAAGATTGTGCCAGTTCGCCGATTTCATCCCTGCTCTCCGCCGCAGCCCTATTCCTCAAATCTCCTAACGCTACTTTTCGGGTTACTTCCATGAGACCTTTAACCGGTTTCTGGATCTCTCTAACCACATAGAAACTGACGAATATGGACAATACCAAACCCAGCAGCCCATAAAGGGATGATCTTCTTAAAGCATTTTTAATATTAGCATCTCCATTGGCCTGAACATCATTGAGCGCCTGTATGGTATCCTCACTCATTTGGTTACTGCTTTCAACCAGTTTTTCAGTAGAGGCTTTGGAATTAGGCTCAATTTGAGCAACGACTAATTCGTTCCCCCTCGTATGTAAGGAAAACATAGCATTACTTAAATAACTAAAAACCTCGTGTTTATGTTTAATATCTTCAAATACCGGCTTTTCTTCATCCGTCAAATAGTTGTTCAGCTTAATTATTTCTTCAGTGAAGTATCGATCATAGTATCTGAATTCATCAATGGCAGCTTTTCTAAGGGTCTCATCCTTAGATGAAATAAACGTCAGAGTTAGATTTTGTTGAGTTAAGACAATGGTTTTAATGGAATCATTAATCCTCAATTTAGCCATTCCATCATTGAGTTGAGATGAAAGAGTTCTTTGAGTATTACTGATGGTTGTTACCGCATATATGCCAATGGACAAGAAAATCAGGCCTGCGATCAGTAGCCCCGCGATAATCTTCTTTGACAATGACAGGTTTTTGATGATATTTAGCTGAAACTTTATCTCTAACCCCTCTTTTCGTGCATTTTTTCTCAAAATTACTCAAAGTATATCAATTCAATTACTAAATCAGTTTATACTATTTCCCTTTCCTTGTATATAGTAATGATTATAACTTTCACTAATAATAAAAGAACGTTCCTTCATTGCGAAGAAACGTTCTTTTATTAGTGAAGACTAATGCTTTATTAGCTCTTCAAATTCCTCTTCAGTCAAGATCGGTACTCCCAGGCCTTGAGCTTTCACCAGCTTTGATCCGGCCTTCTCCCCGGCAACGACGAAAGCAGTCTTCTTACTGACACTGCTCGCCGCCTTGCCGCCATACTCTTCAATAAGGGTCTCAATCTCACGCCGCTCCCAGCGCTCCAGAGAACCCGTCACCACAATGCTTTTACCGGCCAATAGCTGGGGCTTCGCGGATGCTCCGGCGGTCATCTTCACTCCCGCAGCACGCATTTTCTGCAGAAACCGCGCCGTACTTTCCAAGCCAAAAAACTGTACCAAACTTTCCGCCATCCCCGGCCCTATATCCGGTATGGCTTGCAGCTCCTCAAACGTCGCCTCCTGCAGCTTTTCCATGGAACCAAAGGTTTGAGCCAGGATTTTCCCTGCTTTTACTCCTGTATGACGAATGCCCAGAGCAAAAATCAAAGGAGCTAAGCCACGCTCTTTGCTGTCGGCAATAGCCTTCAGTAAGTTTTCGGCAGATTTTTTTCCCATCCGTTCTAAAGGAATCAGATCCTCAAAGGTTAGGGCATAGAGATCAGCGGCATCTTTGATCAAGCCCGCATCCAGGAGCTGTTGAACAACCGCCGGTCCCAGTCCGTCAATCCCCATAGCATCGCGAGAGACGAAATGAATAATCCCCTCCCGTTGTTGAGCGGGACAGCTGATACTTTGGCAGCGATAGGCTGCCTCCCCTTCCTCACGGGAAACCGGACTCTGGCACTCGGGACAAAGCTCGGGCATTTCAAAGAGCCTTTCCGCGCCGCTGCGTTTTTCCGGCAGAGCTCTGATAACCTCGGGAATCACATCCCCCGCCTTATGGATGAGTACGTGGTCTCCAATCCGAATATCTTTTTCGCGGATATTATCCAGATTATGAAGGGTGGCACGGCTTACTGTGGAGCCTGCCACAGACACCGCCTGCAAGACCGCTGTTGGGGTTAAAACTCCTGTCCGTCCTACTCGAAGGACAATATCTTCAACAACGGTTTCCACTTGCTCTGCCGGAAATTTATAGGAAATGGCCCAGCGGGGACTTTTAGCCGTAAAGCCCAGCTCCTGCTGCAGGTCAAATTCATTGACTTTTATGACTAAACCGTCGATATCATAGGGAAAATTATGACGCTCCGCTGTCATTTGTTCACAATAAGCTATGACCTCTTCAATGTCGCTAAATAGCTTGTATTCAGGGTTGACCATAAAACCCTGCTCTTTTAAATAGGTAAGCACGTCAATTTGGTTATGTAATTCTAATTCTCGGGCCGATAAAACCTGATAGGCAAAATAGTCCAGCTTGCGCTCAGCCGTGATTCGGGAATTCAGCTGACGCAATGACCCTGCTGCGGCATTGCGGGGATTAGCAAAGGTGGATAGCCCTTCTTCTTCACGTTCCTGATTCAACCGGGCGAAAGAGGCTTTAGGCATGTACCCTTCTCCCCGGACATTTAACCTGGGAACCGTCTTGTTCAAGCGCAGGGGAATTGATCCTACGGTTTTGACATTGGCCGTAATATCTTCTCCCACAGCTCCATCTCCCCGAGTAGCTCCACGCACCAGCAACCCATCCTCATAGGTCAGAGCCACAGTCAAGCCGTCAATTTTCAGTTCCACCACATATTCTGCCGCAGGAGCAGCTTGCCGGACCCGTCGGTCAAATTCCCTCAAATCTCCCGGAGCAAAGGCATTATCTAAACTAAGGAGAGGTTCCAAATGCCGGACTTTTGTATACTCTTTAGCTACCGCTCCCCCAACCCGCTGAGTGGGTGAATCCGGGGTAACCCAATCCGGATGCTTAGCCTCCAATTCCAGAAGCTCACGCAGCAGAGCATCATATTCCGCATCCGTGATGCGGGGCTGATCCAGCTCGTAATATTGTTTATTGGCCTCTTCCAGATTTTTGCGCAGCGCTGCCAGGCGCTCAAGATCATCCTGCACTGAAATCCCTCGCTTCCAACCTAAACTATTATTAGTATAACCCTACCATATGTCTTTCAAAGCCGCCGGCGTTTGATACCCACCCGACATTACACTATAGACAATATTATATTACATATAGTGTAATATTTCGAACCAGTCCTGACATCTTGATGTGCCGGCATCTGCCTTACAGCCTTAGGCGAGGGATGTTGAGTCTCACTCCATTAAGATGAGCCAGAGAGTTACAAGCACAGCCTATCCTGACTAATTTAAGGTTCCAAATAACGGCAATTGAGATAAATAAGGCATCAAAAAGGGATTGTAACATACTTCAAACGTTAGTTACAACCCCTTTTTCTCAATATTATAAAGCAAGCTTAGGTATTATGATTAGCCTTGGAAATATGTGGTCATTTGTGGTACAACTTGCTTCTTACGGGAAAGAACGCCCGGCAGGGGAACGCTTCCATTGACAAGTTCTTTACCGAAGGCTTTAGCCACTTCTTCAGGGTTGTCCCCTTTAACAATCAGTTCAGTATAATCTTCGAGAATATCCGTAACCATCAGGCAGAGATATTTCATATCATTAGCAGCACGATGTGCTTCAATAGCCGCTGTTAAGTTAGCACGTACA encodes the following:
- a CDS encoding methyl-accepting chemotaxis protein, whose amino-acid sequence is MRKNARKEGLEIKFQLNIIKNLSLSKKIIAGLLIAGLIFLSIGIYAVTTISNTQRTLSSQLNDGMAKLRINDSIKTIVLTQQNLTLTFISSKDETLRKAAIDEFRYYDRYFTEEIIKLNNYLTDEEKPVFEDIKHKHEVFSYLSNAMFSLHTRGNELVVAQIEPNSKASTEKLVESSNQMSEDTIQALNDVQANGDANIKNALRRSSLYGLLGLVLSIFVSFYVVREIQKPVKGLMEVTRKVALGDLRNRAAAESRDEIGELAQSFNLMIDNLESVIKDTTHKSDQLLASSESIRKSTQEYAGLAENISASFSQASMDVALNADGIREMSYIIDETNANVANIAAVTEKISEAAGISSQRAEDGGLKLDTAVSHLLEIDTNSRETNVILSGLALLFEEVAQITSVTKKFAEQTNLLALNAEIEAAHAGDMGKGFSVIASEVRKLAQASTENSHRIEKKLEEVSGFSRKVTEVINKSNLSIANTKTIVEDLSKSLKEIIANTKMEALEIKNIYNTIEDLRKASNSMAGKAKDIGGFSLSTSNQISVVEVSIKEQTSFIKELHAQAESLDSLAVNLQGVVSKFTVGGSV
- the ligA gene encoding NAD-dependent DNA ligase LigA; the protein is MQDDLERLAALRKNLEEANKQYYELDQPRITDAEYDALLRELLELEAKHPDWVTPDSPTQRVGGAVAKEYTKVRHLEPLLSLDNAFAPGDLREFDRRVRQAAPAAEYVVELKIDGLTVALTYEDGLLVRGATRGDGAVGEDITANVKTVGSIPLRLNKTVPRLNVRGEGYMPKASFARLNQEREEEGLSTFANPRNAAAGSLRQLNSRITAERKLDYFAYQVLSARELELHNQIDVLTYLKEQGFMVNPEYKLFSDIEEVIAYCEQMTAERHNFPYDIDGLVIKVNEFDLQQELGFTAKSPRWAISYKFPAEQVETVVEDIVLRVGRTGVLTPTAVLQAVSVAGSTVSRATLHNLDNIREKDIRIGDHVLIHKAGDVIPEVIRALPEKRSGAERLFEMPELCPECQSPVSREEGEAAYRCQSISCPAQQREGIIHFVSRDAMGIDGLGPAVVQQLLDAGLIKDAADLYALTFEDLIPLERMGKKSAENLLKAIADSKERGLAPLIFALGIRHTGVKAGKILAQTFGSMEKLQEATFEELQAIPDIGPGMAESLVQFFGLESTARFLQKMRAAGVKMTAGASAKPQLLAGKSIVVTGSLERWERREIETLIEEYGGKAASSVSKKTAFVVAGEKAGSKLVKAQGLGVPILTEEEFEELIKH